The sequence below is a genomic window from Synechococcus sp. PCC 7335.
TGATAGTTTCGATAGAGAGCATCGCCACCCGAAAGGTTGTAAGTTGTCTAGCGAGACGTCATCACTGGGGTAGATAACGCTATGAGAACCGTTTTGATTGTGGAAGACGATATGGTGAACGCCCGTGTCTTCTCGAAGATTCTGACAAAACGAGGAGGGCTGAACGTAAAACACACAGAGAATGTGGATGAAGTTATCAGCACTGCTCAAAACAAAGAGGCAGATGTTATCTTGATGGATGTTTCGCTCTCTCATAGCATGTATCAAGGTAAGCCAGTCGATGGCATCGAGATTACTCAATTACTAAAGGGTGATCCACAAACTTCAGATGTCCCTGTGATCTTAGTAACAGCCCATGCCATGGATGGAGATAGAGAGACCTTTCTAAGCCAGAGCGGAGCAGATGGCTACATCTCTAAACCAGTAGTAGATCATCAGCAGTTTATAGATGAGATTGCGGCTAGGATTCCTGCTGAGTGATAAGCACTAAATACTGGATATAGTCATCCTTAGATGTAGTTCGTTTGTATTATATCGCATTCACATACGATCGCTTCATCTGTAGAGTCTGTTCATACCCTATTACCTTTGCCAGGTCAGCTAGAATCGGTGCTTCTTGCTTCTTATCTCGCATATTATGCACAACCTGGCTACCGGGCCTTGTCGGAAAAGATAAGTAGGCCATAGCTTGGATATGAGGCTTTTGCTGAGAGATCTAGAGCTGTTCTAGCAGTGCTTGTAGTTGTGGAGTGCTGAAGAACTCTTGAGTCGCGGCAATCAGCTGATCACCCCAAAGATTTTCTTCGAGAAATTCGATTTGTGCGTAGCGAGGATCGCGCTCTAGGCTAGCGATCGCACTTTCTATATTAGTTGAGCTTCGATTCCCCTGACTGTATTTAGCAACGGCGATCGCGAGTATTGGTTCGGTCTCCTCGTTGCCTGTCAAGCTCAATGCTTCTTGCCACTTCGCAATCGCTCCGTCGGTATCACCCCGCTCATACATCACCAGGCCAATGTTGTTCACAGCTGGCCACATAGCAGCATCACTGCTAATCGCTTTTTCATATTGAGCGATCGCCTGGTCAAAGCGATTGAGCTTGTAATAAACGTTACCTAGATCGAATAGCGCACTAGGATTGTCCGGCGATAGCTTCAGTCCATCCTCGATTGAACGGGCAGCCTGCCAATAGTAAGCTTCACTAAAGTAAGCTGTACCCAGATTAAACAGAATTAGAGGATCGTTTGGTTCGAGATCTTTCGCTCGCTCTAGACTATCGATTGCCTTCCTAGGCTCTGGCTCACTAGCGCGCAGGTATAGGTTGCCAAGCAGCGCTAATATGGTTGGTTCGTTTGGCAGAAGCTGAGCAGCAAGCTGCGCTCTAGCAAGTGCTTCATCGAATTGCTGAAACTGGGCAAGCTGAACGGCATCTTGTGCCAACAGTTCACCATCTGCACGCAGACGTTCTTCGTCTAGGGGTAGCGTATAGGGCAGCAGCGCCTGAGCCTTTGCTGGTCTAGCGCCGCCTAAACTACTTCCTAAGACACTCGTCAAAGCGCTTAGAAACAGGAGTAGCGAGAGAGTAGATCGTTTGAACACAGGTTGCTTCAGTAGAGAACTTTTGGAGGACTAACTTCAAGAGATTGCTAAGCACTTAGTTTAGATCTAGCCATTTAGCTGGCTCTAAAAGAACCTCATCAAATAGAGATTGTAGCTTTTGATAGCGTGGCAAGCTAAGGGTAGGTGACTATATTGTATCTGGCCAGTTAGTTTAGCCAATACATAATCTCTAAGGGTCTTGGCCTAGTGTAGACTTTGCTACCGACAGCCAGTCTAGAATGAATAAGGTGTCTTCAGTATAGAGTTCAATAGAGTTCAGTTGATTGCGGTCAGAATTGATAGCGAAGCCAAGTTAAAAACCATTAAAACCTTATCCGATATTCCAAGAAAACTTGGTTGATATCGTCAAGGTTCGTGTTTGAACGTACTGTAAATGAGTCGCTAAGGCGATAGTTGAGACCAAACTCAGGGTTGGTGCTATCGGTCAAGATTTTTGCAATGCTTAGCGAGAAATCATCTGTTACATCAAAACCAACTTCAGCCGCTAGATCTATTCCGGTGTCGTTGTCTTCTTCAGAAAGGGTACGGCTAGCAGCGGTGACCGGAAACAGCCGAAACTCACTGAGATTGAGGGGACCAACAACGAAATCTTGCACGTTATTAAGCAAGGCACCCCCAACCAGATTGATCAGACCACTGA
It includes:
- a CDS encoding tetratricopeptide repeat protein, which gives rise to MFKRSTLSLLLFLSALTSVLGSSLGGARPAKAQALLPYTLPLDEERLRADGELLAQDAVQLAQFQQFDEALARAQLAAQLLPNEPTILALLGNLYLRASEPEPRKAIDSLERAKDLEPNDPLILFNLGTAYFSEAYYWQAARSIEDGLKLSPDNPSALFDLGNVYYKLNRFDQAIAQYEKAISSDAAMWPAVNNIGLVMYERGDTDGAIAKWQEALSLTGNEETEPILAIAVAKYSQGNRSSTNIESAIASLERDPRYAQIEFLEENLWGDQLIAATQEFFSTPQLQALLEQL
- a CDS encoding response regulator, giving the protein MRTVLIVEDDMVNARVFSKILTKRGGLNVKHTENVDEVISTAQNKEADVILMDVSLSHSMYQGKPVDGIEITQLLKGDPQTSDVPVILVTAHAMDGDRETFLSQSGADGYISKPVVDHQQFIDEIAARIPAE